The Hordeum vulgare subsp. vulgare chromosome 4H, MorexV3_pseudomolecules_assembly, whole genome shotgun sequence genomic interval gtctctttactcgttccgtaatacaagatcccgcaacttacaataagttacattgcttgcaaggcttgtgtgtgatgttgtattaccgagtgggccccgagatacctctccgtcacacggagtgacaaatcccagtcttgatccatactaactcaactaacaccttcggagatacctgtagagcatctttatagtcacccagttacgttgcgacgtttgatacacacaaagcattcctccggtgtgagtgagttatatgatctcatggtcataggaataaatacttgacacgcagaaaacagtagcaacaaaatgacacgatcaacatgctatgtctattagcttgggtctagtccatcacgtgattctcctaatgacgtgatccagttatcaagcaacaacaccttgttcataatcagaagacactgactatctttgatcaactggctagccaactggaggcttgctagggacggtgttttgtctatgtatccacacatgtaaatgagtcttcattcaatagaattatagcatggataataaacgattatcttgatataggaattataataataactatatttattattgcctctagggcataattccaacaattagaaacactatagagctcccactcactttcttgtaaatacgagcttctccataaacttgtataaacccaaatgccttgatcacctcatcaaagcatcgaTTCCAATAtctagatgcttgcaccagtccataaatggatcgctggagtttgcatactttgtgagCATTCTCTATATCGAGAAAACCTTCCGATTCCATCATATACAGCTctcccttaaggaaaccgttaaggaacgttgttttgacatccatctgccaaatttcataatcgaaaaatacagctattgctaacatgattctgaccgaCTTGAGCATCGCTAcggatgagaaagtctcattgtagtcaactccttcaacttgtgaaaacccctttgccacaagtcgagctttatagacgatgacattaccgtttgcgtctgtcttcttcttaaagatccatttattctgaatggcctttcgcccttcaggtaatacttcaaaagtccacactttgttatcatacatggaccctatctcaTATTTCATGGTCTCTAaccatttgttagaatccgggcccaccatcgcttctccatagctcataggttgatcgttgtctaacaacatgactgatAAGACAATGTTACTttgccactcaggagcagtacaggcccttgtcgacctacgaggtttgatagcaacttgatccgaagctacatgatcatcgtcatcagcttcctcttcaataGATGTAGGCTCCATAGAAACATCTTTCTGTGCTACTCTACTCTctagttgaagtaaaggttctacaagctcatcaagttctatcttcctcccactcaattctttcgagagaaactctttcctaAGAAAATTTATGTTTTcagtgacaaacactttgcctttggatctgagatagaaggtatacccaactatctcttttgggtatcctatgaagacacatttctccgctttgggttccagcttttcacgctgaagctttttgacataagcatcgcatccccacactttaagaaacgacaattttggtttcttgccaaaccacaattTATATGgcatcatctcaacggattttgatggtgccctatttaaagtgaatgcatttgTCTCTAAGGCATAACCCcataatgataatggcaaatcggcaagagacatcatagaacgcaccatatccaatatagtacgattacgacgttcgggcacactattacactatggtgttcgaggcggtgtcaactgtgaaacaattccacattgtcttaagtgggtGCAAAACTCATGACTtagatattctcctccttgatcagatcctcagaatttaatcttcttgttacgatgattctcaacttcacactAAAactgcttgaaattttcaaacgtttcagacttgtgttttattaagtaaatatacccatatctacttaagtcattggtgaaggtgagaaaataacgatatccaccgcgcgcctcaatgctcatcggatCGCACGGATCAGTATGtacgatttccaataagtcacttgcacgctccattgttccggagaatggagtcttagtcatcttgcccacgaggcatggttcacatgtgtcaagtgattcaaaatcaagtgactccaacagtccatcagcatggagtttcttcatgcgttttacaccaatatgacctaagcggcagtgccacaagaaggtggtactatcattgtcaactctgcatcttttggcatcaatgttatgaacatgtgtatcattaCTCTCGTGATTCAATAATAAcaaactgttggggatcgtagtaatttcaaaaaaactcCTACACCAtacaaagatctatctatggagaaaccagcaacgactgaagtagtagagcatcttcatacctttgaagatcgctaagcggaagcgttactagaacgcggttgatggagtcgtacttgcagcgattcacatcgcggtgaattccgatctaagcaccaaacgtcggtgcctccgcgttcaacacacgtgcagcccggtgacgtctccaatgccttgatccagcaaggagggaggagaggtcgagggggagctccggcagcacgatggcgtggtgacgatggagctgcGTGGTAACTCCGACACAACTTCGTCAAACACtacggaggaagaggaggacgaggagtatGGCTACGCCATGGAGAGAtgaattgtgtgtctccaaaaggccaaaaccctccactatatataggaggagagggaggaggtgcctacccttagggtttccctccCTATGGGGTgcgccagccccatctagggcaaaggggcggcggccaaggggtggaTGCGCCCTAGGGTGGGACTTTGCACCCAAGGGtgccctcccacgcctagggtttgcccctccccacccttgtgcgccttgggctgagagagggaggcgcaccagcccactttgggttgGTTCCCTTTCACCTTTTGGCTCATGTAACCTTttcgggctggtggcccctcccggtggacccccggaacccttccggtggtcccgatacattgccggtgacgcccgaaacacttccgacgtCCAAATCCTCACTTCATATATATGAATctatacctccggaccattctggaactcctcgtgacgtccgggatctcatccgggactccaaacaaccttcggtaaccacgtacaccatTTCCCTATCactctagcgtcatcaaaccttaattgtgtagaccctacgggtttgggagacatgcacacatgaccaagacacctctccggtcaataaccaacaacggggtctggatatccatgttggttctcaCATGTTCCACGATTTTTCTTCCGCGAGCGGCATGGTTGGAGCTCGGGAGCTCCTAATCACCGCTCATTGCGGCAACTAGTCGGGGCTTCGCACATGGCGACCCCCGACTAGGCCGGCCCAGTAGGTGCACCAGGACTGTAGTTTTTTTCCTTGTCTGCtcgttttttcttttttgggtcgtttttctttctattttcacttttttctttttttagagaAAACGTACAAACGTTGAATTTCTTAAAGtattttttgaaaacatgaactatttttaaaatagggaacattttttctagaatattttttcaaattccggaacattttttcaaattctagaacattttttcaaatttcaatttttttttcaaattgtggaacattttttcaattccggaacatttttttagATTCTGGAACTTTTTTCAATTTCCAGAAAATTTCttgaaattccggaacatttttgaaattttgaaaacaTGAACTTTTTGTTGAATTTCTTAAAGtattttttgaaaacatgaactatttttaaaatagggaacattttttctagaatattttttcaaattccggaacatctttcaacttccggaacattttttcaaatttcggaccattttttcaaattccagaacattttttcaaatttcaaatttttttcaaattgtggaacattttttcaattccGGAACTTTTttcaattctggaacatttttttaattccggaacatttttttagATTCTGGAACTTTTTTCAATTTCCAGAAAATTTCttgaaattccggaacatttttgaaatttttgaacGCTCTTTTaaatttcaaaatattttttcaaaatccaaaataattttgaaccaaaaaaagaaacaaaaacagaaatagaaaaaaaACGGTTTAGGAAACCTTCTAAAAGTTTCTCAAAACCGAAAAAAGGTTGGAACCTCTAGAAGGTTACCAAAACCAGGCACGGCACCCTCGCTACCTGGGCCAACCCAAATATCGTGCCCGCTCTGTGCGAAGCCTCTCGCAGAGAGCGGTAAATAGGATTTTCTTAGGAGCTCCCCTCAAAGTCGGGATCGATGGAGCTTCTAATGGGCCGACCCGTCTTGGTTGATCGCGTATGGGACACTCTGACAATTTAACGCATGATGCATTAAATATGAATTTATGAAATTATTAATTAAGGAGTTTCTTTCTAAAGATCACTCCCATCTTCTTTGGTTACGACAACAGCTtaataatttttttcttttttcgtagATGCGTATTATCAAAACGTTTTATCTTTTAAGCCGTACGTacaaatctcgaaccgttttcatcGTTGGGTTCGTCGCGTCAACATCTTCAAAAATTAGAACCccatgttgatagattttgaTGACCTCTTTTTTACGAAAAATCCAGACAAAAAAACGGTGTCTCTTGGGCTAGAAAAACACGTTTTTCGTTTCTGAAAGACACAGATGTGCCTCTCGCAAGGCAAAACCGCATGTCTCGTGAAAGCAAAATTGGGCCCCTTACACGCAAAAGAAGAAAACTCGTTTTTTCGTTTTCGAGAGGCACAACCATGCCACTCGCGAAAGAAAAATCGTGCCtcttaaaaaaacagaaaatgtgtTTTTTGTTCGTGCCTTTCGCGAAAATAAAATTGTGTctctcacggaagcaaaatcATGTCTCTCGTAAAAAAGAAAAATGTGTGTTTTTTGAAAAATCGTGTCTCTTAAGAAAACAAAACCATGCTTctcacaaaaaatatatttttccacGCAAGTTTTTTTGAATTTCAGACAAACCAATTTAAAAAACCAAAAACACgtgtgaaaaaaatagaaataagaaATCTGAAAAAAAGCTCAAAGTGCGACACCTGAGAATGGCTAAGAATATGCTAAGTAACTTATGTGGAAGTGATTATTAGGAGGTTTCGGAAGGAGAGCTCCATAACTAGCTGCTCCTTAGGATTTGCCGCAAAAAAGACCTACGCTACTGACCGACGGGTCTTATTTGGAAGCACGGCCCGTGGGCCGTGGCCACTGCGAGCAGGGCAGAGTCTCAGGCCCCGTGTTCAGTGACTGCCTTTAGCCCATTCCATGAAGGTGGCGAAATCCAAATTAAAGTCTCTCGCCTACCACACTCGTCCGATCCTCAGCGTCCGCCCTTTGATCGGACGGGCGTCGCGGCGTACAGGCCATTCGCAGATCGTACCCACCTGGACACCTCTGCGAACTATAAATGGCACTGGGCGTCTCGTGCCGTAACTCACAGTCACACCTACCTACACTCTCGTCTCACGCTTTCGATACACTCCCGTTTCGtcgccttcgtcgtctccctagcagaggagagagagagagagcggagaggATGGGCTCAGAGGGGCCGGGGCATGGGTTCGGATCCGGGGCGCCGGGGCCGGACATCGACGATCTCCCGCGGAACGACGCCAACTACACGGCGCTGACGCCGCTCTGGTTCCTCGAGCGGGCCGCCCTGGCCCAGCCGGACAGGGCGTCCGTCGTGCACGGCCCGGTCCGGTACACCTGGGCCGAGACCTACCGCCGGTGCCGCCGCCTCGCCTCTGCACTGGCGCGCCGATCTGTCGGCCACGGCAGCACTGTAAATCTCTAATCTCTCCCCTGCTTCCTAATTCCTTCCTAGAGAGCTCCATGTTTTGTCCCCTTTCTGGTCTAGAGAGGCAAACAAGCGAGCACGAGAGAGCTGATTGTGAGTCGGTGTAGATTCTGTGTTGTATGACCTCCATTCAGTTACTCCCTTCGATCAATACTAATTACCGCTGATttggtacaactttgtactaagtcAGCAACACTTAATATGGGTCCGAGGGACTAGTAATTTGTGGGGCTCTTAAAGGGAAGAAGAACCATTATGAACTGAATTTCTTGCCATATTTATAGTTGGAGGCATGCTactgttttttcttcttcttctatataTTGGGAGATACGATCCACTTAATAATGTAAACTTTTATTCTAGTTTTGCGGGGCATCAGAACTGCAAGAAGTTTACCTTTCATTTCCAGTAGGATGGAAACATGGGATCTCCATAGTTTGAAAAAACAAACGAAATGAGAAGAACAAGCATAAGACAGCACTGTCACTGTTTCCAATTTGATGGAAACATGTGATCAAGCCTCTATAAGGATGCTCCTAATATGTATATGTTGCCAAAAAAGGGTGCTCCTAACCACACGCTAGTTCAGTAGCGTTGCTCATCAAAGAAAACACGGAACCGTCACTGTTTCTGGTCAAATGGGATAAGCTTATCTCTTTCTTTTCTTGTTCGTCTCTGTCCAAGATATTATACTGGCGTATCTTTCCTGTAAGCGCCAAAGAAGAATGTGGAATGATGGTTTATTTTTTGTTTGCCAAGTCATAATTTGTACCAATACCTGTGACTATTTTTTAACTGCTGTGATTTTATATGGTTCATAGCTTCGTTGCATATTGCAGTGGCCTTTTAAGACTTTTGTATTAGACAGTACTTATTTGTTTTTCTACTTGCTTGACTAGGTTGCTGTGGTAGCTCCAAATGTTCCCGCAGTGTACGAAGCTCATTTTGGTGTTCCAATGTCTGGAGCTGTCGTGAACTGCATAAACATCCGGTTAAATGCTGAGACGATCGCATTCCTTCTTGATCATTCCGTGGCAGAAGTTGTGATGGTGGACCAAGAATTCTTCACCCTAGCCGAAGAATCCCTGAAGATAGTatcagagaagaagaaacagaattTTCGGCCTCCAGTCCTAATTGTTATCGCCGATCCAACCTGTGAACCTAAGTCTCTACAATACGCTCTAGGACAAGGGGCCATTGAGTATGAGGATTTCCTGAAAACCGGTGACCCAGAATTCAACTGGAAGCCACCGAAGGATGAATGGCAGAGCATTGCCTTAGGTTATACTTCTGGGACTACTTCAAGCCCAAAAGGTGTCGTGTTGCACCACCGTGGCGCCTACCTCATGGCACTCAGTGTTGCTATGGTGTGGGGAATGCCTGAAGGGGCTGTTTACTTGTGGACTTTGCCTATGTTCCATTGTAATGGTTGGTGTTACACTTGGGCGTTGGCTGCCTTCTGCGGAACCAGCATATGTCTTCGCCAGGTATGTTGAAGATCTGTCCTATCATTGGCGGCTGCTTAAATTAGCTTTGTAATATCTGCAAATTGAGCTAGTTTTGATGATAAAGACAAATGCTATGTTAATGCTGGCTAAACtaatcatagaggttatgttCTTCGAATGCAGTACTTACTCGCCATTGCCAATTATTAAATGCAAGTTATGGTAGAACTGCCTAGTTGCATAGATAAAAAATTGCATACAGTCAAACACCCCCAAAAAATCCACCTGCTGGGAGGAATAGGTAGCAAGACTGGAGTACATTATCTCCCATCCGTTGACATTTCAGACTGTTCTAGAATGCATTTCTGGAAGCAAATGTGTTATCCAGTTATGCAAAGTCTATTTTACCCTAAAAGATCTGTAATACCAACATGGAATATCACTTCCAACAGTAAAAAGGACGCAAGATAAAACAACTGTGCAATACATTCATTCCTATGATGCTACGTGTTAATGTTGATTCTCAAGACCCATTGTGCTTGTGCAGGTGAGCACAAAGGCTATATACACTGGTATTGCAAAACAAGGAGTGACACATTTCTGCGCTGCGCCGGTGGTCATGAACAACCTCATAAACGCTCCTGCAAGCGAGACCTTCCTGCCACTCCCCCGTGTGGTTAATGTCATGGTGGCCGGAGCCGCCCCGACGCCTTCGCTTCTCGCGGCCCTGTCTGTCCGTGGTTTCCGTGTCACACACACTTACGGCCTGTCTGAGACCTATGGCCCGTCGACGGTGTGTGTGTGGAAGTCCGAGTGGGACAACCTGCCGCTCGAGGAGCGCTCCCGTCTGCATTGCCGGCAAGGCATCAGGTACACTGCACTGGAAGGCCTCGACGTGGTTGATCCGAAAACGATGGTCCCCGTCCCCGCCAATGGCAAGTCCTACGGGGAGATCGTCATGAGGGGCAACGCTGTGATGAAGGGCTACCTGAAGAACCCCAAGGCCAACGCCGAGGCGTTCGCGCATGGCTGGTACCACTCCGGCGACCTCGGGGTGAAGCACCCCGACGGGTACATCGAAGTCAAGGACCGGATGAAGGACATCATCATCTCCGGCGGGGAGAACATCAGCACCCTGGAGGTGGAGAAGGTGGTGTACATGCACCCGGCGGTCCTGGAGGCCTCGGTAGTTGCCAGGGCCGACGATCGGTGGGGGGAGTCGCCCTGTGCGTTCGTTACCCTCAAGGAAGGGGCCGGTGGCTCCGACGAGGTGGCGCTGGCAAACGATATTATGAGGTTCTGCCGGGAAAGGATGCCGGGCTACTGGGTCCCGAAGTCGGTCGTCTTCGGGCCGTTGCCGAAGACGGCAACGGGAAAGATCAAGAAACACGAGTTGAGGGCGAAGGCCAAGGAGCTTGGCCCTGTGAAGAAGAGCAGGATGTGAGCTCCGCCTCCGATGCTGAGATACATATATGTATAGTGGATTGTGGGCGTTAACGCCATCGTGAATAAAGGTTCTGCTTGGGGGCAATTTCCAAGTGAAGACTGGTCTGTATAAGAAATTCAAACACTCGTTTTCTTTGGAGAATATAGAAGAAAAGAGGGAGATAGAATACGAACTCTGCTTCTGTGCTCCGCTCATGGCTTACGATCTTCTAGTCTTGTGTGATGTGCATGACCAAATGGAGGCGGTTGTTGTGGTCGCTTGAGCGTGCAGATCATCTTTTTGCCTTGACTTCGGCCCACCAAGCGCATCGTTTTCTTAGAAACCGTATCGGTTACCATTCGGCATGAGTGGTAAGTAATGGTAGATTCACGTatctttagagcatctccaacagctgtGCTTCGCGCCGCGTGTAAAAAACCTgtttgccgcgcgcgcttcggctggtttagcgcggcCGTCGCCGCGCTATAATGTAGCGCGTGCGCCGCTCCAACAGCGGCTAAAAATACAGCGCGCGCAGCAcgcacaaaccacatatacatttcaaattttctcccgacccataaccgaaccaccgtgcttcggttttttattgatatgcatagctatgatcattgcaagatcctcctcctctttcatatcaaattcttcttcgaaagaatcatacgacgaactcatctacaacgttcaatactatactataaaaactacaattcaaaacatgcatcAAATTCATGAAGTTtgagcaatacataccttgtaggcgttttgtcgaacaccttgcgggcgcgcGCGGCAGCGAGCGCTGTTCCTCGAACGATggaggcgcgcgagggccggcgggactaggagggggtggggcggaagcgcggcggcgcagggataggccggggaagcgcctgaacggtcgccggggggcgcgggcggcgacgacggtggggataggccggggaagcgcttgGACGGTCAccggggggcgcgggcggcggcggcggcgcggggataggcTGGGGAAGCacctgaacggtcgccgggggagcgggcggcggcggcggcgcggctggATGGGGGTGGGAGTGAGAGAGTGAGCGCGCGAGAGTCCAGCGCGCGGGAGCTGGCGCAGCAAGTAAGCGGCGCgcgattgcgtttcggccagcgcgctgaaCTGCATATGCCGCGTGCGTCATTTTTGCGCGCCCGCTGAAGCCACCCGCCGCGTTACACGCGCGCTAAAACTGCCTAATTTGCGACGCGGCGTTAgtttagcgcggctgttggagatgctcttacgggCTAGGCTGATTTTGCTATGTTTGATTGGATTAGGTGGAGGATTAGGCCCACCCATCCTGAAAAAGTATTAGATTAAGGAAAAGGGGGAGTTAGTACGTAAGATTTCATAGACTTTTACGTAAGTCTAGCATTATTGGTAAGTAATTGTAAAACAATCTACTACGGAAATGccttttggagctcggcctccatagAGGTCGGTTTTAAAAGACACAAAATTCATATTTTTGcaattaaaaaaatctgaaaaaatacaTATATACATAGAGGCATAACACACATGCGTGTAAATTTTTAGATTGAAATATATTGAAATGAGGGTTATGTAAAAAGATAAATTTAAAACTTTTTAACgcatgatactattcatccttAAAGTTTAgaaatttgttttttttcttaTACAGGTCACATTTGAAGGTATTTCATCCTGAGTTTTTACACACACATACATTTCATCCTTGTATAAttatatttttttcagaattttttgaagtaaaaaagtttgaattttgattttttctaaaataaaaaGCTTCATGAAGTCGGGCCACCAAAACGCCCTACTCAATCTACTACCCCTATAAAAACATGAAAggacaaatcaaaaatataacctAAACCGTCTAATCACACAATCAATGGTTTAGATGCTTCGTTAACAAAATTATCACAGATGAGACGCTAATCCCCCCATTGCTTCTTTCCACCCCGCTCGTCATTGTCCCTCAACCGCTCCCGCACCCGCCTCCCCTTCATGCCGAGTCGCTCTATGCTCCCGCCCCTTAACACTATGGCCAGCCGCTCGGCTCGACCCGCACCCATCGCTTAGCCCCTTCGCCCCAACACCACCCCCTTCATGCAGGCAACCCCTCAGGCCTCAGCCTATCCTCCCCCAACGCAGGCCAGCCCTTCACACTGCCAGCCCCTCTGCCCCTACGCAGGCCGACCCTTCACACTGCTAGCCCCTCCGCCCTCGTTGTCGTCGCCTCTTCAGGCCGCCACCCGCTCAGCCCCTCTGGCCGCGACGCCGGCCACCACGCCCCACCTCTCCCCTATTTCACTGCCACCCCGCCACCCAATTCACTGCAAACCTCCGTCTCCACCCCTTCTGCCCCACCACCTGTTACCAGACGTGCCCGTGAACGGGCGGATTGCCCTCAGCACCGCCACCGGACCTCCTGCTCAACGCGTCGACGGACCACTGCCTAGACCAGTGCCTTCCTGACCAGTTGAACGAGGTCGCCCGTCGACCGAGTGGCGGACCGCCGTCTATACGCGTCGTCGGACCTCTGCCTCCACTTGTACGTCCCGACCAGTTGAATGACATTCGCTTTGCTTTTTTGTGGTATGTATCCCTCCCCCTCTCCGGATGTGACTTCCAAATTGAATCTGCATAGTTTATGTTGAATCAGAATGAAGCGGGGGTTAATTTTTTGAACAAATCTTTGAACTTTTGCAATGAACGATATACATAATTGTTTTGGTTGCAATGACAATTTTTTATTTCATTGTTCCCGTGTTCAATACCAGTGTCTTGCACTGTCAGTTTTAAGCTTACTTCGTAGAGTGCCATGGTTGAAAGTTGTATGCAAACATATGTATTAGAGCACGGACTGAGGAGGTCTTACCAAAGTTTATACTACATGTGTGTTTATTTACATTGTCGCTTATCAAATGACCAGTTAgtggcttgataacccacaagtatagtgaatgtttgtagcctttttgataaatataagagtttcaaacccaacaaggagctaaatatataattaatatcctctcaagttctatcgaccaccgatacaacattATGCGCAACAATGTTCATTATACCTAGTATAGGAATGAACTACTTTGcaggaataaaactagaagtactttgtatgtGTGATAAG includes:
- the LOC123448839 gene encoding acetate--CoA ligase CCL3-like, with the translated sequence MGSEGPGHGFGSGAPGPDIDDLPRNDANYTALTPLWFLERAALAQPDRASVVHGPVRYTWAETYRRCRRLASALARRSVGHGSTVAVVAPNVPAVYEAHFGVPMSGAVVNCINIRLNAETIAFLLDHSVAEVVMVDQEFFTLAEESLKIVSEKKKQNFRPPVLIVIADPTCEPKSLQYALGQGAIEYEDFLKTGDPEFNWKPPKDEWQSIALGYTSGTTSSPKGVVLHHRGAYLMALSVAMVWGMPEGAVYLWTLPMFHCNGWCYTWALAAFCGTSICLRQVSTKAIYTGIAKQGVTHFCAAPVVMNNLINAPASETFLPLPRVVNVMVAGAAPTPSLLAALSVRGFRVTHTYGLSETYGPSTVCVWKSEWDNLPLEERSRLHCRQGIRYTALEGLDVVDPKTMVPVPANGKSYGEIVMRGNAVMKGYLKNPKANAEAFAHGWYHSGDLGVKHPDGYIEVKDRMKDIIISGGENISTLEVEKVVYMHPAVLEASVVARADDRWGESPCAFVTLKEGAGGSDEVALANDIMRFCRERMPGYWVPKSVVFGPLPKTATGKIKKHELRAKAKELGPVKKSRM